Proteins from a single region of Corynebacterium pseudogenitalium:
- the cysK gene encoding cysteine synthase A: MAKIAKSVLDLIGNTPLVELNGITDGLKARVLAKLEFYNPANSVKDRIGDAIVRAAEASGELKPGGTIVEATSGNTGIALALTGAAKGYKVILTMPETMSQERRVVLRAYGAEIVLTPGAAGMKGAVDKANEIVETTENAILASQFENEANPQVHYETTGPEIWNDTDGEVDIVVAGVGTGGTISGSAKYLKEQKESIKAVAVEPAASPLLSTGEAGPHKIQGLGANFIPGTFDRNVIDEIITVSNEDAVATSRELALKDGVLGGISAGANLKAALELAARDENEGKTIVVIIPDFGERYVSTVLYEDIRD; encoded by the coding sequence ATGGCAAAGATCGCAAAGTCAGTATTGGACCTCATCGGCAATACGCCGCTCGTAGAGCTCAACGGCATCACTGACGGGCTCAAGGCACGCGTCCTAGCAAAACTTGAGTTTTACAACCCGGCAAATTCCGTCAAGGACCGTATTGGTGACGCAATCGTCCGCGCGGCGGAAGCCTCCGGCGAACTGAAGCCAGGCGGCACCATCGTGGAAGCGACATCGGGCAACACCGGCATCGCACTTGCACTCACCGGCGCCGCGAAGGGCTACAAAGTCATCCTGACCATGCCGGAAACAATGTCGCAGGAGCGTCGCGTGGTCCTTCGCGCGTACGGGGCAGAGATCGTATTGACGCCAGGCGCGGCAGGCATGAAGGGGGCCGTCGATAAGGCGAACGAGATCGTCGAGACGACGGAAAACGCAATCCTGGCCAGCCAGTTCGAAAATGAAGCCAACCCGCAGGTCCACTACGAGACCACCGGCCCCGAGATTTGGAACGACACTGATGGGGAGGTCGACATTGTGGTTGCCGGCGTCGGCACAGGTGGCACGATCTCTGGCTCCGCGAAGTACCTCAAAGAGCAGAAGGAATCCATCAAGGCCGTCGCAGTTGAGCCAGCTGCTTCCCCGCTGCTGTCCACCGGCGAGGCAGGCCCGCACAAGATTCAGGGCCTCGGTGCGAACTTCATCCCTGGCACGTTCGACCGCAACGTCATCGACGAGATTATTACAGTCTCAAACGAAGACGCCGTCGCCACCTCACGCGAACTTGCGCTGAAGGACGGTGTCCTCGGCGGCATCTCGGCGGGCGCAAACCTCAAGGCGGCGCTCGAACTCGCCGCTCGCGACGAGAACGAAGGCAAGACGATCGTCGTGATCATTCCGGACTTCGGCGAGCGCTACGTCTCCACCGTGCTCTACGAAGACATCCGCGACTAG
- the epsC gene encoding serine O-acetyltransferase EpsC: protein MIKTAIRVIQMIREDLANARDHDPAARGDLENAIVYSGLHAIWTHRVCHWMWQRNLKGPARVLAQANRFFTGIEIHPGATIGRRFFIDHGMGIVIGETTEIGDGVMLYHGVTLGGQVLTQTKRHPTIGNNVTIGAGAKVLGPITIGDNTAVGANAVVTKSIPANSIAVGIPAKVRERQECETKHLVDPDKYFDPGSYVI, encoded by the coding sequence ATGATCAAAACGGCCATCCGCGTGATTCAAATGATCCGCGAGGACCTTGCCAACGCGAGGGACCACGACCCGGCGGCGCGAGGCGACCTCGAGAACGCCATCGTCTACTCAGGGCTCCACGCCATTTGGACTCACCGCGTGTGCCACTGGATGTGGCAACGCAACCTGAAAGGGCCCGCGCGTGTGCTCGCCCAGGCCAACCGCTTCTTCACTGGCATCGAAATCCACCCAGGCGCCACCATCGGCCGACGCTTCTTCATCGACCACGGCATGGGCATCGTCATCGGTGAGACCACCGAAATCGGCGACGGCGTCATGCTCTACCACGGCGTAACGCTCGGCGGGCAGGTGCTCACACAGACGAAGCGCCACCCCACCATCGGCAACAACGTCACCATCGGTGCCGGGGCGAAGGTCCTCGGCCCCATCACAATCGGAGACAACACAGCGGTTGGGGCGAATGCCGTCGTCACAAAGTCCATTCCAGCGAACTCTATCGCCGTCGGCATTCCTGCCAAGGTCAGGGAGCGCCAAGAGTGCGAAACAAAGCACCTCGTCGACCCCGACAAGTACTTCGACCCGGGCAGCTACGTCATCTAA
- a CDS encoding GNAT family N-acetyltransferase: MSQHDAVQPELKRNDQESRYEIFVDGQLAGFATYADVDGARELPHTFVDPKFRGQGLSGPLMRYALDDARSEGLNVIPTCPAVARYIAQNPEYADLVK; this comes from the coding sequence TTGTCGCAGCACGACGCAGTACAGCCCGAGCTGAAGAGGAATGACCAGGAGTCCCGCTACGAGATATTTGTCGACGGGCAATTGGCCGGGTTTGCCACGTACGCTGACGTCGACGGTGCGCGGGAGTTGCCACATACCTTCGTGGATCCGAAGTTCCGTGGGCAGGGCCTTTCGGGCCCGCTGATGCGGTACGCGCTTGACGACGCCCGCTCCGAGGGGCTCAACGTTATTCCGACGTGCCCCGCTGTGGCGCGCTACATTGCGCAGAACCCGGAGTACGCGGACCTCGTCAAGTAG
- a CDS encoding cytochrome ubiquinol oxidase subunit I — protein sequence MPLDLVDLSRWQFGITTVYHYLFVPLTMGLAPMVAIMQSIWHKTGDERWYRATRFFGNIFLINFAMGVVTGIVQEFQFGLNWSEYSSFVGDVFGAPLAFEGLTAFFFESVFLGVWIFGWGRLPKWAHLASIWIVSIAVNISAFWIITANSFMQHPVGAVFNPETNRAELVSFKALLTNPTVLWAFPHAVFGAWMLAGTLVCGVAGWWMIREARKGDPDGDAATVWRSCTRFGAWVILAATVLITLTGDELAKLMFTQQPMKMASAEALCHTELDPHFSVLSISTYNDCESATQLIGLPFVLPFLAQGKLSGVELQGVLDLQQYYESLYGPGNYTPNLFVTYWSFRMMIFFIVVSVVMALVGLWVTRGKRVPTAKWLGTLCLVALPAPWLSNISGWIFTEMGRQPWIVHPNPAFQGGDHPGMEQNIHMLLDFGVSDHQPWQVLLSMVLFTVLYGIGAVLWVWLIQRQVRKGMDQPGLHEGDSKRLKDVLYGPNAETELEPLSFKSSQESGATTTTADNKEL from the coding sequence ATGCCGCTAGATTTAGTCGATCTGTCAAGGTGGCAGTTCGGCATTACGACGGTCTATCACTACCTTTTCGTCCCACTGACCATGGGACTCGCGCCGATGGTTGCGATCATGCAAAGCATCTGGCACAAGACTGGCGACGAGCGCTGGTACCGCGCGACCCGTTTCTTCGGAAACATTTTCCTCATTAACTTCGCGATGGGCGTTGTCACAGGCATCGTCCAGGAGTTCCAGTTCGGCTTGAACTGGTCTGAATACTCCTCGTTCGTGGGAGACGTGTTTGGTGCACCGCTCGCCTTCGAGGGCCTGACGGCATTCTTCTTTGAATCCGTCTTCCTCGGCGTCTGGATTTTCGGTTGGGGCAGGTTGCCGAAGTGGGCACACCTTGCGTCAATCTGGATTGTTTCGATCGCCGTGAACATCTCGGCGTTCTGGATTATTACCGCAAACTCGTTCATGCAGCACCCGGTGGGCGCTGTGTTCAACCCGGAAACGAACCGCGCTGAGCTGGTTTCCTTCAAGGCGTTGCTGACGAACCCGACGGTGCTGTGGGCATTCCCGCACGCGGTGTTCGGCGCTTGGATGCTCGCGGGCACCTTGGTGTGCGGCGTCGCTGGCTGGTGGATGATCCGCGAGGCCCGCAAGGGCGATCCGGATGGGGATGCCGCGACGGTGTGGCGTTCCTGCACCCGCTTCGGTGCGTGGGTCATCCTCGCTGCGACGGTGCTCATCACGCTGACTGGTGACGAGCTGGCCAAGCTGATGTTTACGCAGCAACCGATGAAGATGGCGTCGGCAGAGGCACTGTGCCACACTGAGCTGGATCCGCACTTCTCGGTGCTTTCTATCTCGACGTACAACGACTGCGAGTCCGCAACCCAGCTGATCGGCCTGCCATTTGTGCTTCCGTTCCTGGCACAGGGCAAGCTTTCTGGCGTTGAGCTGCAGGGCGTGCTGGATCTGCAGCAGTACTACGAGTCGCTGTACGGCCCGGGCAACTACACCCCGAACCTGTTCGTGACGTACTGGTCCTTCCGCATGATGATCTTCTTCATCGTCGTTTCCGTCGTGATGGCGCTGGTAGGCCTGTGGGTAACCCGCGGCAAGCGCGTGCCTACTGCGAAGTGGCTGGGCACCTTGTGCCTGGTGGCGCTGCCGGCTCCGTGGTTGTCAAACATTTCGGGCTGGATCTTCACCGAGATGGGCCGCCAGCCGTGGATCGTCCACCCGAACCCTGCATTCCAGGGTGGGGACCACCCGGGTATGGAGCAGAACATTCACATGCTGCTGGACTTCGGTGTTTCTGACCACCAGCCGTGGCAGGTGCTGCTCTCTATGGTGCTGTTCACAGTGCTCTACGGCATCGGTGCGGTGCTGTGGGTATGGCTCATTCAGCGTCAGGTCCGCAAGGGCATGGACCAGCCTGGACTGCACGAGGGCGACTCCAAGCGCCTGAAGGACGTGCTCTACGGCCCGAACGCCGAGACCGAGTTGGAGCCGTTGAGCTTCAAGTCTTCGCAGGAGTCCGGCGCAACCACAACCACTGCGGACAACAAGGAGCTATAA
- the cydB gene encoding cytochrome d ubiquinol oxidase subunit II, protein MDLQVLWFVIIGVFFTGYFVLEGFDFGVGMLLPFMKGDEIENDRRRTAAIRTIGPIWDGNEVWLITGGAAIFAAFPEWYATLFSGFYLPLVLILMGLIVRGVSLEWRVKVDTLKWRRLCDAGTAFGSYLPTLLWGVGFTNIVMGVPLNEQGRLDSFYDGFLGLLNPLGLLGGVAFVLLFMLHGATFLGFKSHDPLRAEMHAFAKKFIAGPAIVVGAAYLLWIQLTLGAGWTWIPLALAAVGLIVSVVAIAGNRDGLAFWMTAFAIICCAIVLFGSLFPDVMPSTSDLFAGWDIRNASSTPYTLKVMTWAAVCLTPIVLAGQIWTYWAFRKRVSV, encoded by the coding sequence ATGGACTTGCAAGTGCTTTGGTTTGTGATCATCGGAGTGTTCTTCACCGGCTACTTCGTGTTGGAGGGCTTTGACTTCGGTGTTGGCATGTTGTTGCCGTTCATGAAGGGCGATGAAATCGAGAACGACCGTCGTCGCACGGCTGCGATCAGGACAATTGGCCCGATCTGGGACGGCAACGAGGTGTGGCTCATTACGGGCGGCGCGGCGATTTTCGCGGCGTTCCCTGAGTGGTACGCCACGCTGTTCTCCGGCTTTTACCTGCCGCTGGTGCTCATCCTTATGGGCCTGATTGTCCGCGGCGTGAGCTTGGAGTGGCGAGTCAAGGTGGACACGCTGAAGTGGCGCAGGCTTTGCGACGCCGGCACGGCGTTTGGCTCCTACCTGCCTACGCTGCTGTGGGGCGTTGGTTTCACGAACATCGTGATGGGCGTTCCACTCAACGAGCAGGGCCGCCTGGACTCCTTCTATGACGGCTTCCTTGGCCTGCTCAACCCGCTCGGCCTGCTGGGCGGCGTGGCGTTCGTGCTGCTGTTCATGCTGCACGGTGCGACGTTCCTTGGGTTTAAGTCCCACGATCCGCTGCGTGCTGAGATGCACGCGTTTGCAAAGAAGTTCATCGCTGGCCCGGCGATTGTGGTTGGCGCAGCGTACCTGCTGTGGATCCAGCTCACGCTGGGGGCTGGCTGGACCTGGATCCCGCTGGCACTCGCGGCGGTCGGCCTGATCGTTTCGGTGGTTGCTATCGCTGGCAACCGTGATGGATTGGCGTTCTGGATGACGGCGTTTGCCATTATCTGCTGCGCGATCGTTCTCTTCGGTTCGCTATTCCCGGACGTGATGCCGTCGACAAGCGATCTGTTCGCTGGTTGGGATATCCGCAACGCGTCCTCTACGCCGTACACCTTGAAGGTGATGACGTGGGCGGCTGTGTGCCTCACCCCGATCGTCCTGGCGGGTCAGATTTGGACCTACTGGGCGTTCCGGAAGAGGGTGTCGGTCTAG